The genome window TCGTACTGGTTCACGGCACGGTCGAGTCGCGCTGCGCCACGCCTTCCTGCAACAGCCGGTGCAGCTCTTCCGTGATCACTTTCTCCACTTCGGCCAGCGTGTGGCCGCGCGCGGCGTGGACACGATCTGGAAAGGCTGGAACCGAGGTGGGCCGAGCCCTGATACGCGCTCACGTCCTGCGCGATCTGGAGTTCGTACACGAGCGTTTGTAGAGCCGGGAGTTCTTCCCGCCGGCGAGAACGTTCGCCACGATATCCACTCGGCATCGCCCGGGGTGAAGATGGCCGGCGAGTGCCATGCCATATACAGCCGCGGGAGCTGCACCTTGTCCTCGAGGACGAGCCGCTTCTCCGTGCCGAGGAACGCCACCGGTGCGCCGGGAGGCGGCACGGGCGGACCCGCCGGAATGTCGCTGAACCATTTCTCGCTGAGTGCACGGGTCTTCACCGGGTCGATGTCGCCCCCGACGCTCAGGCTCGCATTGTTGGGGCCAGAGTTCTTGAAGAAATGCACGACGTCGTCGAAGCTCGCCGCGGACAGGTCTTCCATGGAGCCGATGGTCGG of Ignavibacteriota bacterium contains these proteins:
- a CDS encoding insulinase family protein encodes the protein MACPRSSSTRNLYPDDHPYHWPTIGSMEDLSAASFDDVVHFFKNSGPNNASLSVGGDIDPVKTRALSEKWFSDIPAGPPVPPPGAPVAFLGTEKRLVLEDKVQLPRLYMAWHSPAIFTPGDAEWISWRTFSPAGRTPGSTNARVRTPDRAGRERVSGLGPPRFQPFQIVSTPRAATRWPKWRK